From Crassaminicella indica, one genomic window encodes:
- a CDS encoding YARHG domain-containing protein, translating to MQFRYLSGKNLLILVFLISIVLSSCSYSKNTNTSSNEKQLTSIKKKETTIEKKKVEDDIIFLLNNYEFNLNKPFEDNVLKNLNANDLAILRNSIYAKYGYIFSTKKYSDYFSQLSWYTPTSKYAESMLTNIDNENIKKITDLEKCLENLQFKSSKLGFSITFPLNWKGNYEVVEDSMGIIVYFKPSKKMEAKCGEFFIIVNTESENYYQDIYDTIGSMRFFEVNNTKYFIGVPTDFPLPDNHPEKELFIKMKLDIPDILETIKPL from the coding sequence ATGCAATTTAGATATTTATCCGGTAAAAATTTACTTATTTTAGTATTCTTAATCTCCATTGTTTTGTCTAGTTGCTCATATAGTAAAAACACAAATACTTCTAGTAATGAGAAACAATTAACTTCAATCAAGAAAAAAGAAACAACTATTGAAAAAAAGAAAGTAGAAGATGATATAATATTTTTATTAAATAATTATGAATTCAATCTTAATAAACCTTTTGAAGATAATGTACTAAAAAACTTAAATGCAAATGATCTAGCAATTTTAAGAAACTCAATCTATGCAAAATATGGGTATATATTTTCTACAAAAAAATATAGTGATTATTTTTCTCAGTTAAGTTGGTATACACCAACTAGTAAGTATGCTGAATCGATGCTAACTAACATTGATAATGAAAATATTAAAAAAATTACTGACTTAGAGAAATGCTTAGAGAATTTACAGTTTAAGAGTAGTAAACTAGGATTTTCAATTACCTTTCCTCTTAATTGGAAAGGTAATTATGAAGTTGTTGAGGATAGTATGGGTATTATTGTATACTTTAAACCTTCGAAAAAGATGGAAGCAAAATGCGGAGAATTCTTTATTATAGTTAATACTGAATCAGAAAATTATTATCAAGATATATATGATACTATTGGAAGTATGAGGTTCTTTGAGGTTAATAACACTAAATACTTTATAGGCGTTCCAACTGATTTCCCTTTGCCTGATAACCATCCTGAAAAGGAATTGTTTATAAAAATGAAATTAGATATACCAGATATTTTAGAAACAATCAAACCTTTATAA
- a CDS encoding glycerol-3-phosphate responsive antiterminator, translating to MNKKFYDRVGASPIIAAVNSMEKLDIAIKSPCEIIFLLTGNIFNLKSIIDKVKGQGMNIYVHIDLMEGFSKDTVALNYIYENMKPDGIITTKSSIVKKAKSMNIFVIQRLFILDSLSLETGINSVKATRPDAIEVMPGIMPKIIKNVYDKTRIPVIAGGLINDKEDVIGSLKAGAIGISTSRKEIWDM from the coding sequence TTGAATAAGAAATTTTATGATAGAGTAGGAGCAAGTCCCATTATTGCAGCAGTAAATAGTATGGAGAAATTGGATATAGCTATTAAATCACCTTGTGAGATTATATTTTTATTAACAGGAAATATTTTCAACTTAAAAAGTATTATAGATAAAGTAAAAGGTCAAGGAATGAATATATATGTACATATTGACCTTATGGAAGGATTTTCAAAGGATACGGTTGCATTAAATTATATTTATGAAAATATGAAGCCTGATGGAATTATTACTACAAAGAGTAGTATTGTTAAAAAGGCAAAAAGCATGAATATATTTGTTATACAAAGACTTTTTATATTAGATTCTTTATCTCTTGAGACAGGAATTAATTCAGTAAAAGCTACAAGACCTGATGCAATAGAAGTTATGCCTGGAATTATGCCAAAAATTATTAAGAATGTATATGATAAAACAAGGATTCCTGTTATTGCAGGTGGATTGATAAATGATAAAGAGGATGTAATAGGAAGTCTTAAGGCTGGAGCTATAGGAATATCAACTAGTAGAAAAGAGATTTGGGATATGTAA
- the glpQ gene encoding glycerophosphodiester phosphodiesterase, with amino-acid sequence MKKIFAVLISLLILCSSVSFAQGDKIVIAHRGASGYLPEHSMAAKAMAYAMGVDYIEQDVVMTKDNKLVVLHDHYLDRVTNVAKVYPNRKRKDGRYYAIDFTLDEIKGLKMTEGFHMKDGKEEANFPQRFPIWKSDFKVHTLEEEIEMIQGLNKSTGKNVGIYPEIKAPWFHRHEGKDISVEVLKVLKKYGYTKKDDKVYLQCFDPNELKRIKNELLPKFNMDIKLVQLMAETSWNETMEYKDGKAVPYNYDWMFKKGAMKEIAKYADGVGPWKPMIIKDGSTRDHLIITDLVKEAHEAGMEVHPYTFRLDNGRIPPYAASFEDMLDTFYYKVGVDGVFTDFPDRAVDFLRRARYHSKGL; translated from the coding sequence ATGAAAAAAATATTTGCCGTACTTATTAGTTTGTTAATTCTTTGCAGCAGTGTTTCTTTTGCACAAGGAGATAAAATCGTTATAGCTCATAGAGGTGCTAGCGGTTATTTACCAGAACATAGCATGGCAGCGAAAGCTATGGCTTATGCTATGGGGGTAGATTATATTGAGCAGGATGTAGTAATGACAAAGGATAATAAGTTAGTTGTATTACATGACCATTATTTAGATCGCGTTACAAACGTGGCAAAGGTTTATCCAAATAGAAAAAGAAAAGATGGAAGATACTATGCAATTGACTTTACATTAGATGAAATAAAAGGGCTTAAAATGACAGAAGGATTCCATATGAAGGATGGAAAAGAAGAAGCAAATTTCCCACAACGTTTTCCAATTTGGAAGTCTGATTTTAAAGTACATACATTAGAAGAAGAAATTGAAATGATTCAAGGATTAAATAAAAGTACAGGTAAGAATGTAGGTATTTATCCTGAAATCAAAGCACCCTGGTTCCACAGACATGAAGGAAAAGATATTAGTGTTGAAGTATTAAAAGTACTTAAAAAGTATGGATATACTAAAAAAGATGATAAAGTTTATTTACAATGCTTTGATCCAAATGAATTAAAACGTATAAAGAATGAATTACTTCCTAAATTTAATATGGATATAAAATTAGTTCAATTAATGGCTGAAACAAGCTGGAATGAAACAATGGAGTATAAAGACGGAAAAGCAGTTCCTTACAATTATGATTGGATGTTTAAAAAAGGCGCTATGAAAGAAATTGCTAAATATGCTGATGGCGTAGGACCTTGGAAGCCTATGATTATAAAGGATGGATCTACAAGAGACCATCTAATAATAACAGATCTTGTTAAAGAAGCTCATGAAGCAGGAATGGAAGTACATCCTTATACTTTCCGTTTAGATAATGGAAGAATACCTCCATATGCTGCAAGCTTTGAAGATATGTTAGATACTTTCTACTACAAAGTAGGTGTTGATGGAGTATTTACTGATTTCCCTGATCGAGCAGTAGATTTTTTGAGAAGAGCTAGATACCATTCAAAAGGACTTTAA
- a CDS encoding glycerol-3-phosphate responsive antiterminator produces MNDRLYEKIEANPIIAAVNSMEKIDLAIKSPCEIVFLLKGNIFNLRKIIDKVKNANMDIYVHIDLMEGFSKDMMALKYIHENMKPDGIITTKSSLVKLARSMHICAIQRLFILDSLSLERGIHSIHNTRPDAIEILPGIMPKIIKKVNNETKLPVIGGGLIIDKEDVIQSLKAGAMGISTSKEEIWYM; encoded by the coding sequence ATGAATGATAGATTGTATGAGAAAATAGAAGCAAATCCTATCATTGCAGCAGTAAATAGTATGGAAAAAATTGATTTAGCTATCAAATCCCCTTGTGAAATCGTTTTTTTGCTTAAGGGAAATATTTTCAACTTAAGAAAAATTATTGACAAAGTAAAAAATGCAAATATGGATATATATGTGCATATTGATTTAATGGAAGGTTTTTCTAAAGATATGATGGCATTAAAATATATTCATGAAAATATGAAACCAGATGGTATTATTACTACAAAAAGTAGTCTTGTAAAGCTTGCAAGAAGTATGCATATATGTGCTATACAAAGATTGTTTATATTAGATTCGTTATCTCTTGAGAGAGGAATTCATTCTATACATAACACAAGACCAGATGCAATAGAGATTTTGCCGGGAATTATGCCTAAAATCATAAAAAAAGTGAATAATGAAACAAAGCTGCCTGTCATTGGAGGAGGCTTGATTATTGATAAAGAAGATGTGATCCAAAGTCTTAAGGCAGGAGCTATGGGGATTTCTACGAGCAAGGAAGAAATTTGGTATATGTAG
- a CDS encoding transposase, translating into MSLKNTKNKTISHSKYNINYHIVFCPMYRHNIFKDELEYELLI; encoded by the coding sequence ATGTCATTGAAAAATACAAAAAACAAGACAATAAGTCACAGTAAATATAACATCAATTATCATATTGTTTTCTGTCCTATGTATCGTCATAATATTTTTAAAGACGAATTAGAATATGAATTATTAATCTGA
- a CDS encoding YfcC family protein, translating into MNTKEKKKKRSFPTAYTVLFIVLVFAAILTYTVPAGLYAKLLYDDSTKMFVVTSPDGSTAEYPGTQETLDKLGVKVDVSKFTDGSISKAVAIPGTYEQLESKPQGILEILKAPIQGLYDTSDIIMFVFIIGGIIGVLNSSGAFDAGFASLSRITKGREYLLIVIVTFLISLGGTTFGLAEETIALYPILVPVFMVAGYDAIVCIAALYMGSSIGTMFSTVNPFSAVIASNAAGISFTNGLTMRGIGLFLATLITVIYIVRYAEKIKKNPAASLIFDQKEHIEQKFFHKDREVPEFTFRRKSMLVIFALTFIVMIWGVSSQGWWFEEMTTLFLTSGIIICAVSGMGEKKAVENFVTGSSELVGVALTIGVARAVNIIMDNGLISDTILYKATGIVSGMNAGIFSILMLLIFCVLGFFIPSSSGLAVLSMPIMAPLADTVGLPRDVIVSAYQYGQGLMAFITPTGLILVTLSMVDVTYDKWLKFIMPLMGIIGAFSAVMLLVQALL; encoded by the coding sequence ATGAATACTAAAGAAAAAAAGAAAAAAAGAAGCTTTCCTACGGCTTATACGGTATTATTTATTGTTTTAGTTTTTGCAGCTATTTTAACTTATACAGTTCCAGCAGGTTTATATGCAAAGCTTTTATATGATGATAGTACAAAAATGTTTGTGGTGACTTCACCAGATGGGTCTACAGCAGAATACCCAGGAACACAAGAGACGCTGGACAAGCTTGGTGTTAAGGTAGATGTTTCTAAGTTTACAGATGGAAGTATTTCTAAAGCAGTTGCTATCCCTGGTACATATGAACAATTAGAAAGCAAGCCACAAGGAATACTTGAGATTCTTAAAGCACCTATTCAAGGACTTTATGATACATCAGATATTATTATGTTTGTATTTATTATAGGTGGAATTATTGGTGTACTTAATAGTAGTGGTGCTTTTGATGCTGGCTTTGCAAGTCTTTCTCGTATAACAAAAGGGAGAGAATACTTATTGATTGTAATAGTTACTTTTTTAATCTCTTTAGGAGGAACTACCTTTGGTCTTGCAGAAGAGACTATAGCACTTTATCCAATTTTGGTTCCAGTATTTATGGTTGCAGGATATGATGCAATTGTCTGTATAGCAGCTTTATATATGGGATCATCTATTGGTACAATGTTTTCAACAGTAAATCCATTTTCTGCTGTAATAGCATCTAATGCTGCAGGAATATCCTTTACAAATGGACTGACAATGAGAGGAATTGGTCTTTTTCTTGCAACATTAATCACGGTTATATATATTGTTAGATATGCTGAAAAAATCAAGAAAAATCCTGCTGCTTCACTTATTTTTGATCAAAAAGAGCATATAGAGCAAAAATTTTTCCACAAAGATAGAGAAGTTCCAGAATTTACTTTTAGACGTAAATCAATGCTTGTAATTTTTGCACTTACTTTTATTGTTATGATTTGGGGAGTTTCTTCTCAAGGTTGGTGGTTTGAGGAGATGACTACTTTATTCTTAACTTCAGGAATTATTATTTGTGCTGTTTCTGGAATGGGTGAAAAAAAGGCAGTAGAAAATTTTGTTACAGGTTCATCAGAGCTTGTAGGTGTTGCATTGACTATTGGTGTTGCAAGAGCTGTAAATATAATAATGGATAATGGATTGATTTCTGATACAATTCTTTATAAAGCAACAGGTATTGTTAGTGGTATGAATGCAGGTATATTCTCTATATTGATGCTATTAATATTCTGTGTGTTAGGCTTCTTTATTCCATCTTCATCAGGTCTTGCAGTATTATCAATGCCTATTATGGCACCTCTTGCTGATACAGTTGGATTACCAAGAGATGTAATTGTTAGTGCTTATCAATATGGTCAAGGGTTAATGGCATTTATTACACCAACAGGACTTATATTGGTAACACTTTCAATGGTAGATGTAACCTATGATAAATGGCTTAAATTTATTATGCCACTCATGGGTATTATTGGAGCGTTTTCAGCAGTTATGCTACTAGTCCAAGCATTACTTTAA
- the pepT gene encoding peptidase T yields MERAYEKLLRYVVINTKSDENSETIPSTKTQFDLANILVEELKAIGIEDAHVDENCYVMGTLKGNVENAPVIGLIAHLDTSPDFSGENVKPNIIKNYDGKDIVLNKELNIIMRVSDFPYLKDYKGQTIITTDGTTLLGADDKAGIAEIMTAVEYFINHPEIKHGDVKICFTPDEEIGRGADKFDVKKFGADFAYTIDGSFLGEIEYENFNAASASIKIHGVNIHPGSAKHKMKNSILIGMELNSLLPAFEVPQYTEGYEGFFLLDEFTGTIELTKMEYIIRDHDMEKFLKKKAFLEKACQFINDKYGEGTVELVLKDSYFNMKEKIEPVMHIVDSVIKAMENIGVKPIVKAIRGGTDGARLSFMGLPTPNIFTGGFNFHGKFETISVEAMDKAVETIVEVIKSYAE; encoded by the coding sequence ATGGAAAGAGCTTATGAAAAACTTCTTAGGTATGTAGTTATTAATACAAAATCAGATGAAAACTCAGAAACTATACCCAGTACAAAGACTCAATTTGATTTAGCTAATATATTAGTAGAAGAATTAAAGGCTATTGGGATAGAAGATGCCCATGTAGATGAAAATTGTTATGTTATGGGAACTCTAAAGGGAAATGTTGAAAATGCACCTGTGATTGGATTAATTGCTCATTTAGATACAAGTCCTGACTTTTCAGGTGAAAATGTTAAACCAAATATTATCAAAAATTATGATGGAAAAGATATTGTTTTAAATAAAGAACTAAATATTATTATGCGTGTATCAGATTTTCCTTACCTAAAAGATTATAAGGGACAAACAATTATCACTACAGATGGAACAACGCTGCTTGGAGCAGATGATAAGGCTGGAATAGCAGAAATCATGACAGCAGTAGAATATTTTATAAATCATCCTGAAATAAAACATGGAGATGTTAAGATTTGTTTTACACCAGATGAGGAAATTGGTAGAGGCGCAGATAAATTTGATGTCAAGAAATTTGGAGCTGACTTTGCTTATACTATAGATGGTAGTTTCCTGGGAGAAATTGAATATGAAAATTTCAATGCAGCTTCTGCTTCTATTAAAATTCATGGTGTTAATATCCATCCGGGTTCAGCAAAACATAAGATGAAAAATTCAATACTAATAGGGATGGAATTAAATTCTCTTCTTCCTGCATTTGAAGTTCCTCAATATACAGAAGGCTATGAAGGTTTTTTCCTTCTTGACGAATTTACTGGAACAATTGAACTTACGAAGATGGAGTATATTATTCGTGATCATGATATGGAAAAATTCCTTAAGAAAAAAGCTTTCCTTGAAAAGGCTTGTCAGTTCATAAATGACAAATATGGTGAAGGAACAGTAGAGCTTGTACTAAAAGATTCATATTTTAACATGAAAGAAAAAATAGAACCAGTAATGCATATTGTTGATTCTGTAATAAAGGCTATGGAAAATATAGGTGTAAAGCCTATTGTAAAAGCTATAAGAGGCGGTACAGATGGTGCAAGATTATCTTTTATGGGACTTCCAACACCTAATATATTTACAGGTGGTTTTAATTTTCATGGTAAATTTGAAACTATATCTGTAGAAGCTATGGATAAAGCTGTAGAGACGATAGTAGAGGTTATAAAATCCTATGCTGAATAA
- the pyk gene encoding pyruvate kinase — MKKTKIVCTIGPASEKKEILKELIKNGMNVARLNFSHGSHDEHQKRIDTIKEVREELGIPVAILLDTKGPEIRTGNFKNGEAFLNEGELFTLTTREVLGDVTIGSITYKELPKDVKSGDTILIDDGLVELEVLEICDGTDIKCKIKNSGMIKNHKGVNVPGVKINLPALTQKDKDDIIFGIKNGIDFIAASFVRKAEDVLAIRKVLEEHNAEDVQIISKIENQEGVDNIDKIIEVSDGIMVARGDLGVEIPTEQVPLAQKMMIQKCNSVGKPVITATQMLDSMIRNPRPTRAEVTDVANAIFDGTDAIMLSGETAAGKYPIEAVKTMANIAKTTENALDYESILREKSVGKNISITDAVSHATCTSAQDLGASAIITATSSGHTARMVSKFRPKAPIIAATTNEKVERRLLLNWNVYPIMTDEGDSTDEIFDLSVKKALEAEYIKAGDLVIITAGVPVGVAGSTNTIKVHIAGEVLLKGMGIGRKLESGNVCIANNVKEAEEKFKEGDILVTIATDKDMVPYIEKASAIVVEEGGLTSHAAVVGLNLEKPVIVGAKNATKVLKDGQVVTVDGASGQVYSGKINIL; from the coding sequence ATGAAAAAAACGAAAATTGTATGTACCATTGGACCTGCAAGTGAGAAGAAAGAGATATTAAAAGAGCTTATTAAAAATGGGATGAACGTGGCGCGTTTAAATTTTTCCCACGGAAGTCATGATGAGCATCAAAAGAGAATTGATACAATAAAGGAAGTAAGAGAGGAATTAGGCATACCTGTAGCTATATTATTAGATACAAAAGGACCTGAAATTAGGACTGGAAATTTTAAAAATGGAGAAGCTTTTTTAAATGAAGGAGAATTATTTACATTAACAACAAGAGAAGTTCTTGGAGATGTAACTATTGGAAGTATTACATATAAAGAACTGCCTAAAGATGTAAAATCAGGAGATACAATTCTTATTGATGATGGTTTAGTAGAATTAGAAGTTTTAGAAATTTGTGATGGAACAGATATAAAATGTAAGATTAAAAATTCAGGTATGATTAAAAATCATAAGGGCGTAAATGTACCTGGAGTAAAAATCAATCTTCCTGCTTTAACACAGAAAGACAAGGATGATATTATTTTTGGAATTAAAAATGGCATTGATTTTATTGCTGCTTCTTTTGTAAGAAAGGCAGAAGACGTACTTGCAATAAGAAAGGTTTTAGAAGAACATAATGCAGAGGATGTTCAAATCATCTCAAAGATTGAAAATCAGGAAGGCGTAGATAATATAGATAAGATTATTGAAGTATCTGATGGAATAATGGTTGCTAGAGGAGATCTAGGTGTTGAGATTCCAACAGAACAGGTTCCACTTGCTCAGAAAATGATGATTCAAAAATGTAATAGTGTAGGAAAACCAGTTATTACAGCTACACAAATGTTAGATTCTATGATTAGAAATCCAAGACCTACTAGAGCAGAAGTAACAGATGTTGCGAATGCTATATTTGATGGTACGGATGCGATTATGTTATCTGGAGAGACAGCTGCTGGAAAATATCCTATTGAAGCTGTAAAGACTATGGCAAATATTGCAAAAACTACAGAGAATGCATTAGATTATGAATCAATTCTTAGAGAAAAGAGTGTAGGAAAAAATATAAGTATTACAGATGCAGTGAGTCATGCAACTTGTACAAGTGCACAGGATTTAGGTGCCTCAGCAATTATTACAGCTACTTCATCAGGACATACTGCAAGAATGGTATCAAAATTTAGACCAAAGGCACCTATTATTGCAGCTACTACAAATGAAAAGGTTGAAAGAAGACTATTATTAAACTGGAACGTATATCCTATTATGACAGATGAAGGAGATTCAACAGATGAGATATTCGACCTTTCGGTAAAAAAAGCATTAGAAGCAGAATATATAAAAGCAGGAGATTTAGTAATCATTACAGCAGGAGTTCCTGTAGGTGTTGCAGGTAGCACTAATACAATTAAAGTTCATATAGCAGGCGAAGTACTTCTTAAAGGAATGGGAATCGGAAGAAAATTAGAATCAGGAAATGTATGCATAGCAAATAATGTTAAAGAAGCAGAGGAAAAATTTAAAGAAGGAGATATTTTAGTTACTATAGCAACAGATAAAGATATGGTACCATATATAGAAAAAGCTTCTGCGATTGTTGTAGAAGAAGGAGGACTAACTTCTCATGCTGCTGTTGTAGGATTAAATTTAGAAAAGCCAGTTATTGTTGGAGCGAAGAATGCTACAAAAGTATTAAAGGATGGACAAGTAGTAACTGTAGATGGTGCAAGTGGTCAAGTATATAGTGGAAAAATAAATATATTATAA
- a CDS encoding Crp/Fnr family transcriptional regulator, translated as MYEKIFDLDVQKKMDVFFMDELAKHGKIEIFQKGQIINPMHPDYIYVILAGEVNQVMYSRNGDEIIFYRITEGSIFGEIDFFDRNRTFVVNKAVTQCKLSVINREAVENQLKKYPKIYEYFLMSIIRKYRMIMLELANFQFNDSVGKLADFFTRLYYTENINEKNNISIVLTHEEIANRIGLNRITVTNGIKLFKDRNLIEIKDRKIVIKDIEGLKKLTNIPIE; from the coding sequence ATGTATGAGAAGATATTTGATTTAGATGTTCAAAAAAAGATGGATGTTTTTTTTATGGACGAATTAGCTAAGCATGGTAAAATTGAAATTTTTCAAAAAGGGCAGATTATTAATCCGATGCATCCTGATTATATTTATGTTATCCTTGCGGGTGAGGTTAATCAAGTGATGTATTCTAGAAATGGTGATGAAATAATTTTTTATAGAATTACAGAGGGAAGTATATTTGGAGAAATAGATTTTTTTGATCGAAATAGAACCTTTGTGGTAAATAAAGCTGTAACGCAGTGCAAATTATCGGTGATAAATAGGGAAGCTGTAGAAAATCAATTAAAAAAATATCCTAAAATATATGAATATTTTCTTATGAGTATTATAAGAAAATATAGAATGATCATGCTAGAATTAGCGAACTTTCAATTTAATGATTCAGTTGGGAAACTAGCTGATTTTTTTACAAGGCTATATTATACAGAAAATATTAATGAAAAAAATAACATAAGTATTGTACTTACTCATGAAGAAATTGCTAACAGGATAGGGCTGAATAGGATTACAGTAACAAATGGTATAAAGCTGTTTAAAGATAGAAATTTGATAGAAATAAAAGATAGAAAAATAGTTATTAAGGATATTGAAGGGCTTAAAAAGCTTACAAATATACCTATAGAATAA
- a CDS encoding IS1182 family transposase (programmed frameshift) — MLTKNNGYQNRIETVMIENLVSEDHLLRKINKYINFSFIYDLVEDKYCLDNGRPSIDPVVLFKMMFIGYLYGIRSERRLMEEIKYNIAYRWFLGYGITDEIPHHSTISQNRRRRFTGTDIFEKIFSNIVKQAIDNNLVLGKILYTDSTHLKANANKNKYEEKYIKVEVKEYVDDLENAINEDRINHGKKPLKKKKHEPEIKRIKSSITDPDSGFMHRDRKPKGFFYLEHRTVDAENNIITGVNVTPGNINDATPYLQILDEQIEKYGFEVKFVGLDAGYFTAPICKGLNDRNIQGAIGYRLGPHKKGKFTKNRFQYVDEWDVIMCPNLYPMHYKTTTRQGYREYISDKNNCSECPYKEKCLYDGNETRTIRLHVWEKYKDKVKRFTMYDQLGKRIYKRRKETVERSFADAKQLHGLRYARFRGIEKVKEQCLMTAAVQNMKKIAMILSSLSFNSFLNDYSHKILSYAYFIFKKDKPLKFFNGLSAT, encoded by the exons TTGTTAACTAAGAATAATGGATACCAAAATAGAATTGAAACTGTTATGATTGAGAACCTAGTTTCTGAAGATCATTTGCTTAGAAAAATCAATAAATATATTAACTTTTCATTTATATATGATTTAGTAGAAGATAAGTATTGTTTAGATAATGGAAGACCATCTATTGATCCAGTTGTTTTATTTAAGATGATGTTTATTGGATATCTTTATGGTATTCGCTCCGAAAGGAGATTAATGGAAGAAATCAAATATAATATTGCTTATAGATGGTTTTTAGGTTATGGAATTACTGATGAGATTCCTCATCATTCTACTATTAGTCAAAATAGAAGACGTAGATTTACAGGTACTGATATATTTGAAAAAATTTTTTCAAATATAGTGAAACAAGCAATAGATAATAATTTGGTATTGGGTAAAATACTATACACTGATTCTACTCATCTTAAAGCTAATGCTAATAAAAATAAGTATGAAGAAAAATATATTAAAGTTGAAGTAAAAGAATATGTTGATGATTTAGAAAATGCAATTAATGAAGATAGAATAAATCATGGTAAAAAACCTCTAAAAAAAAAGA AACATGAGCCAGAAATAAAGAGAATTAAATCTAGCATTACAGATCCTGACAGTGGTTTTATGCATAGAGATAGAAAACCCAAAGGTTTCTTCTATCTAGAACACAGAACGGTGGATGCAGAGAATAACATTATTACAGGTGTTAATGTTACTCCTGGTAATATTAATGATGCAACACCTTATCTTCAAATATTAGATGAACAAATTGAAAAATATGGTTTTGAGGTGAAATTTGTAGGACTTGATGCTGGATATTTTACTGCTCCAATTTGTAAAGGTTTAAATGATAGAAATATACAGGGTGCTATAGGTTACAGACTTGGACCACATAAAAAAGGAAAGTTTACAAAAAATAGATTTCAATATGTTGATGAATGGGATGTTATAATGTGCCCAAATCTTTATCCAATGCATTATAAAACTACTACCCGTCAGGGTTATAGGGAATATATCAGTGATAAAAATAATTGCTCTGAGTGTCCATATAAAGAAAAATGCTTATATGATGGTAATGAAACTAGAACAATTAGACTCCATGTATGGGAAAAATATAAAGATAAAGTTAAAAGGTTTACTATGTACGATCAGTTAGGGAAGCGGATTTACAAGAGAAGAAAAGAAACCGTTGAGCGAAGCTTTGCAGATGCTAAACAACTGCATGGGCTTCGCTATGCCCGCTTTCGCGGAATTGAGAAAGTCAAAGAACAATGTCTTATGACAGCAGCAGTACAAAATATGAAAAAGATAGCGATGATACTATCATCTCTATCTTTTAATTCTTTTTTGAATGATTATTCTCATAAAATATTAAGCTACGCTTATTTTATATTTAAAAAAGACAAACCACTGAAATTTTTCAATGGTTTGTCAGCAACCTGA